The following coding sequences lie in one Pirellulales bacterium genomic window:
- the panB gene encoding 3-methyl-2-oxobutanoate hydroxymethyltransferase — protein sequence MSHHRSDDARITVPKFVACKAAGQKISMLTAYDYTTAELIDSTGIEGILVGDSMSMVVQGHSDTLPVTLDEMIYHAEMVGRAVKHALVVVDMPFPSYHLGVHKAIENAGRILKETRCQAVKLEGGVDQADVISALVGAGIPVMAHCGLRPQNVHVLGGYKVQRDEEQLMADAHAAEEAGAFAMVVECVPAGLAAKITREVKIPTIGIGAGAGCDGQVLVTHDLLGLTGGNVPRFVKRYAELRRVIGTAVESYRDEVRAGSYPGPEHSFK from the coding sequence ATGAGTCATCACCGATCCGACGACGCACGCATCACCGTGCCCAAGTTCGTTGCCTGTAAGGCGGCGGGGCAAAAAATCTCGATGCTGACGGCCTACGACTACACCACGGCCGAGCTGATCGACAGCACCGGCATCGAGGGTATCCTGGTCGGCGACAGCATGTCGATGGTCGTGCAGGGGCATAGCGATACGTTGCCCGTCACGCTCGACGAAATGATCTACCATGCCGAGATGGTCGGTCGCGCCGTCAAGCACGCGCTGGTCGTCGTCGATATGCCTTTTCCCAGCTATCACCTGGGGGTCCACAAGGCGATCGAGAACGCGGGCCGGATTTTGAAAGAAACCCGCTGCCAGGCGGTCAAGCTCGAGGGGGGGGTCGATCAGGCCGATGTGATCTCCGCCCTGGTGGGGGCCGGCATCCCGGTGATGGCCCACTGCGGATTGCGTCCCCAGAACGTTCACGTGTTGGGGGGCTACAAGGTCCAGCGCGACGAAGAGCAATTGATGGCCGATGCGCATGCGGCGGAAGAGGCGGGGGCCTTTGCCATGGTGGTCGAGTGCGTGCCGGCGGGGCTGGCCGCCAAGATCACGCGCGAGGTGAAGATTCCCACCATCGGCATCGGCGCGGGGGCCGGCTGCGACGGCCAGGTGCTCGTGACGCACGACCTGCTGGGATTGACCGGGGGCAACGTCCCTCGCTTCGTGAAACGCTACGCCGAGCTGCGCCGCGTGATCGGGACGGCCGTCGAGAGCTATCGCGACGAGGTCCGCGCGGGAAGTTACCCCGGTCCCGAGCACTCATTCAAGTAA
- a CDS encoding glycosyltransferase family 39 protein codes for MARSRRKSPPSQALPAPRTPVDGRGRLSSEGRLILAISLVLAAVTTAIYAPTFVVSYQFIMFDDPMYVFDNIAVLSGLNARSARWAATNPVGNNWHPLTVLSHMLDVELYGTATGGHHFTNVFFHAASAALLFLVLRRMTGALWPSALVAALFAWHPLRVESVAWIAERKDVLSTFFMFVALACYARYAQHHGRLAYLAMLFSFVLGLLSKPMLVTFPFALLLLDIWPLRRVTWMRTSEQRFPTASSWRIVVEKLPLFVLVGVFIATTVWAQTGSMSHLPISIRLQNVVISYGIYVRQMFLPHPLYLPYLFVERTTGVAWTIIAGIALLATTLVALWQFRRRPYLAVGWFWYLGTLVPVIGIVQVGEQAHADRYTYVPMIGLYVMLAWLLQELAARGLVWRRAVLSVSGAALCVLIALSIVQVSYWRNNDTLFEHTLRYSPRNNVAYAALAAAAYRRNDYEDAIRLAQQSIEAVPASHLSYSTMAVIAQSLARLGKTGEALNAYQKAIALNPEQALIISEFARILATCDDERFRNGPEAVRAARLANLQGQNQNPILLDTLAAAYAEIGAFEKAIETATTARSLAAHYRAEGAFDDDRVIRGIDQRLAFYRQRQPYRVPKGVWEY; via the coding sequence ATGGCACGCTCCCGCCGCAAATCGCCCCCCTCGCAAGCTCTGCCGGCGCCTCGGACGCCGGTTGACGGCCGTGGGCGTCTTTCCTCCGAGGGGAGACTCATCCTGGCGATCTCACTGGTGCTGGCCGCCGTGACCACGGCGATCTACGCTCCCACGTTCGTCGTCTCCTACCAGTTCATCATGTTCGACGATCCGATGTATGTCTTCGACAACATCGCGGTACTGTCGGGGCTGAATGCCCGGAGCGCTCGCTGGGCGGCGACCAACCCCGTCGGCAACAACTGGCATCCGCTGACGGTCCTCTCGCACATGTTGGACGTGGAGCTCTACGGCACGGCCACCGGAGGGCACCATTTCACGAATGTTTTCTTCCACGCGGCCAGCGCGGCGCTGCTCTTTCTGGTGCTGCGACGCATGACCGGTGCGCTATGGCCGAGCGCGCTGGTGGCGGCGCTCTTCGCCTGGCACCCCTTGCGCGTCGAGTCGGTGGCCTGGATCGCGGAACGCAAGGATGTATTGAGCACGTTTTTCATGTTCGTGGCGCTCGCCTGCTACGCGCGCTATGCGCAGCACCACGGTCGCCTGGCCTATCTGGCAATGCTCTTTAGTTTCGTGCTCGGCCTGCTGTCGAAGCCGATGCTGGTGACGTTTCCTTTCGCGCTGCTATTGCTCGACATCTGGCCACTGCGACGCGTGACCTGGATGCGTACGAGCGAGCAGCGGTTTCCGACGGCCTCGTCGTGGCGGATTGTGGTCGAGAAATTGCCCCTGTTTGTCCTGGTGGGGGTGTTCATCGCCACGACCGTCTGGGCCCAGACGGGCAGCATGAGCCATTTGCCTATCTCGATCCGACTGCAAAACGTGGTCATTTCGTACGGCATTTACGTCCGGCAGATGTTCTTGCCGCACCCCCTCTATTTGCCGTACCTCTTCGTCGAGCGGACGACCGGAGTGGCCTGGACGATCATCGCGGGCATCGCGCTGTTGGCGACGACCCTCGTCGCGCTGTGGCAGTTTCGGCGCCGGCCTTATCTTGCCGTGGGATGGTTCTGGTACCTGGGTACCCTGGTGCCGGTGATCGGCATCGTGCAAGTCGGTGAGCAGGCGCATGCCGACCGATATACCTATGTGCCGATGATCGGTCTCTACGTGATGCTTGCCTGGCTGCTGCAGGAGTTGGCCGCCCGCGGGCTCGTGTGGCGCCGCGCGGTACTGAGCGTGTCGGGTGCGGCGCTCTGCGTGCTGATCGCTCTCTCGATCGTGCAGGTTTCCTACTGGCGCAACAACGATACGCTTTTCGAGCACACGCTACGTTATTCGCCCCGCAACAATGTGGCTTACGCGGCGCTGGCGGCCGCGGCCTATCGTCGTAACGACTACGAGGACGCGATCCGCCTGGCACAACAGTCGATCGAGGCCGTGCCTGCTTCGCACCTTTCCTACAGCACGATGGCGGTGATTGCCCAGTCGTTGGCCCGCCTGGGCAAAACGGGTGAGGCCCTGAATGCGTATCAAAAAGCGATCGCCCTGAATCCCGAGCAGGCGTTGATTATCAGCGAGTTCGCCCGCATCCTGGCCACCTGTGACGACGAGCGATTTCGCAACGGCCCCGAGGCGGTGCGCGCGGCTCGCCTGGCGAATTTGCAAGGACAGAATCAGAACCCCATTCTCCTCGACACACTGGCGGCTGCGTATGCCGAGATCGGCGCATTCGAAAAAGCCATCGAGACAGCGACGACCGCACGCTCCCTGGCCGCGCATTACCGGGCCGAAGGCGCCTTTGACGACGATCGGGTGATTCGTGGCATCGATCAGCGTCTGGCGTTCTATCGACAACGGCAGCCCTACCGCGTGCCCAAGGGGGTGTGGGAATACTGA
- a CDS encoding DUF4404 family protein, whose amino-acid sequence MTASADKLRATLADLRTQLDEVDALDPEARALLNSTLEEIHATLERRGAGGSASSEEQESLVQGLRDAVDRFEGSHPTLAGAVGSVIDALGRMGI is encoded by the coding sequence ATGACTGCCTCCGCCGACAAGCTCCGTGCCACGCTCGCCGATCTGCGAACGCAGCTCGACGAGGTCGATGCCCTGGACCCGGAGGCTCGGGCCCTGCTCAACAGCACGCTGGAAGAGATCCACGCCACCCTCGAGCGCCGCGGTGCGGGGGGCTCGGCGTCGAGCGAAGAGCAAGAGTCGCTCGTGCAGGGACTGCGCGACGCGGTCGATCGCTTCGAAGGCTCGCATCCCACGCTGGCGGGCGCGGTGGGGAGCGTGATCGATGCCCTCGGTCGCATGGGGATTTGA
- a CDS encoding enoyl-CoA hydratase/isomerase family protein has translation MSDSLIQARTEGDLYFVHINRPEKRNALTPAMLEELAVAIRRADEQPQVRAVIVTGEGPIFSAGIDLMSLAQSRAEVGEANPGRWLRRLAERLQEALHSIESTELPVIGALQGGVMGMGLELALAFDLRVATSDLKLSIPEARMGLVADVGGTTRLSRVIGPSRAKDMLMTARSVGAEEAFSWGLVNRVVPPDQLLEATVALAREIAANAPLAVGMAKLIIDQGDGLERHAQMALERWAQSQLITTSDVGEAMAAFFEKRPPRFQGK, from the coding sequence ATGTCCGACAGCCTGATCCAAGCCCGCACGGAAGGCGACCTCTACTTCGTACACATCAATCGCCCCGAGAAGCGAAACGCGCTCACCCCCGCCATGCTCGAAGAGCTGGCCGTGGCCATCCGTCGGGCCGACGAGCAGCCCCAGGTGCGGGCCGTGATCGTGACGGGCGAAGGCCCCATCTTTTCGGCCGGGATCGACCTGATGTCGCTGGCCCAGTCGCGGGCCGAAGTGGGCGAAGCGAACCCCGGCCGCTGGCTGCGCCGGCTTGCCGAGCGCCTGCAAGAGGCACTCCACTCGATCGAATCGACCGAACTGCCCGTGATCGGCGCCCTCCAGGGAGGCGTGATGGGCATGGGGTTGGAGCTCGCCCTGGCCTTCGATCTGCGGGTCGCCACGTCGGATTTGAAACTGAGCATTCCCGAAGCCCGCATGGGTCTGGTGGCCGACGTGGGGGGGACGACGCGGCTGTCGCGCGTCATCGGCCCGAGCCGTGCCAAGGATATGTTGATGACGGCCCGGTCCGTGGGGGCTGAAGAGGCGTTTTCCTGGGGGCTGGTGAACCGCGTCGTCCCGCCCGATCAATTGCTGGAAGCGACCGTAGCGCTGGCGCGCGAGATCGCCGCGAACGCGCCGCTCGCGGTCGGCATGGCCAAGTTGATTATCGACCAGGGAGACGGCCTGGAGCGGCACGCCCAAATGGCGCTGGAGCGTTGGGCTCAAAGCCAGCTCATCACCACCTCCGACGTCGGGGAAGCCATGGCGGCCTTTTTCGAGAAGCGGCCGCCACGATTTCAGGGCAAGTAA
- a CDS encoding HEAT repeat domain-containing protein produces MPISVTCTHCGANFGVKEKCAGMKGRCPKCNGVVQVPAAAPANSLDTSWLDDVETDAPIERPVPKPVASRPPRPAPAAPVAATAPSQGSIEFRCNKCGAGFKVAASFAGRTAKCQKCGQSLRVPAVSEPRVIAPPAKPVAPSRPQPHFPNPLATSAKKPVLPPAEDDLLSELGEGFGLAAPAQSPAARRDPFASTSLPPAKVKSRRQRRGRIQLTWPEYALLAFFAVGIAIAIASGFLSPIAIVPAILSPYVVGVMCFVQGRPVIGLCCFVCNQFVSFIVGWVTCSEYNMVRFMLGWTLSIFLAVCLFVADMANLDPKFATDRRPLHQASSPVTARTIPTAPSDLLAGWQSLISPPGGFRLKLPHGVIEKEREAVPGSHGVMISERVVSVEDHAGYLVVYSSPGLFANVSPEDVLQQTRKAILEYPGTRLVREHNQPMLGHPGLALGILLGRMFVAHGRLYQLFVECPHGIKPPANAEAFFNSFEFLAPNVSDPGATQPAPSLAHGGDSGSHRLPSETTPAIRNLADGAPPRATKPNRKPKDESEFEEAIRELEAGDVSFSLSQLADMKPNDQRKRVIVAALPYLEHTDQHVRSNAIQLLAKWGSETELPVLIQRLSDSSVFVRHDAIRAVSRFKTAIAAEAVADRLPHEGMQAESALRSMGEVAEPAVMRYLQHSDNFTRAAACEILGDIGTPKCAPELFKLERDSSFHVVSAADEALRKIRFRHKIDSTPPKGAKARSDQP; encoded by the coding sequence ATGCCGATTTCAGTGACCTGTACGCACTGCGGCGCGAACTTCGGCGTCAAAGAAAAATGTGCCGGCATGAAGGGGCGTTGCCCGAAGTGCAACGGCGTGGTTCAAGTACCCGCGGCGGCGCCGGCCAATTCGCTCGACACGAGTTGGCTCGACGACGTCGAGACCGACGCGCCCATCGAGCGCCCGGTGCCGAAGCCCGTCGCCTCGCGGCCTCCACGCCCTGCTCCGGCGGCGCCCGTGGCCGCCACAGCTCCGAGCCAGGGTTCCATCGAGTTTCGATGCAACAAGTGCGGAGCAGGCTTCAAGGTGGCCGCTTCGTTCGCGGGGCGCACGGCGAAGTGTCAGAAATGCGGCCAATCGCTACGCGTGCCCGCCGTGAGCGAACCTCGCGTCATTGCGCCGCCCGCGAAACCGGTCGCACCGAGCCGACCGCAGCCTCATTTCCCGAATCCGTTGGCGACGTCGGCCAAGAAGCCTGTGTTACCACCGGCAGAGGATGATTTACTGAGCGAACTAGGGGAGGGATTCGGATTGGCTGCACCAGCGCAGTCACCCGCTGCGCGGCGCGACCCGTTTGCTTCCACCAGTTTGCCGCCAGCGAAGGTGAAGTCGCGTCGGCAACGCCGCGGGCGAATTCAACTTACTTGGCCCGAATATGCCTTGCTGGCCTTCTTCGCGGTAGGGATCGCGATTGCGATTGCCTCCGGATTCTTGTCGCCGATCGCCATCGTTCCCGCAATTCTATCGCCCTACGTAGTCGGCGTGATGTGCTTTGTTCAAGGCCGACCCGTCATAGGCCTATGCTGTTTCGTCTGCAACCAATTTGTCTCTTTCATAGTGGGTTGGGTGACGTGCTCCGAATATAACATGGTTCGATTCATGCTCGGATGGACCCTGTCTATCTTCTTGGCGGTTTGCTTGTTCGTAGCCGATATGGCAAACCTAGATCCGAAGTTCGCAACCGACAGGCGTCCCCTGCACCAAGCATCATCCCCTGTGACCGCGCGGACCATCCCCACAGCACCATCCGACCTACTTGCCGGATGGCAATCGCTCATCTCGCCGCCCGGAGGATTCCGCCTGAAGCTGCCACATGGAGTGATCGAGAAAGAGAGAGAAGCGGTGCCCGGTTCTCATGGCGTGATGATCTCCGAGCGTGTCGTATCGGTAGAGGATCACGCAGGATACCTGGTGGTCTATTCCTCCCCAGGATTGTTTGCCAATGTTTCTCCTGAAGATGTCTTGCAGCAGACACGTAAGGCGATACTCGAATACCCTGGAACCAGGCTCGTTCGCGAGCACAATCAACCGATGCTGGGTCATCCTGGCCTTGCGCTAGGGATCTTGTTGGGAAGGATGTTTGTTGCCCACGGACGGCTCTACCAACTATTTGTCGAGTGCCCCCATGGGATTAAGCCCCCTGCGAATGCCGAGGCTTTTTTCAACTCGTTCGAGTTTCTTGCGCCAAATGTCTCTGACCCGGGCGCCACACAACCGGCGCCTTCGCTTGCGCATGGCGGCGATTCGGGCTCTCATCGCCTTCCATCCGAGACTACGCCAGCGATCCGGAACCTTGCTGATGGTGCCCCACCGCGTGCGACCAAACCCAACCGGAAGCCCAAGGATGAAAGCGAATTCGAAGAAGCGATCCGCGAGCTCGAAGCGGGGGATGTGAGCTTTAGCCTTTCGCAGCTCGCCGACATGAAGCCCAACGACCAGCGCAAGCGCGTGATCGTGGCGGCGCTGCCCTATCTCGAACATACCGACCAGCACGTGCGCAGCAATGCCATCCAACTATTGGCGAAATGGGGCAGCGAAACCGAACTACCGGTTTTAATCCAACGACTGTCCGACAGCAGCGTGTTCGTGCGTCACGATGCCATCCGTGCCGTATCACGCTTCAAAACCGCGATCGCGGCCGAGGCCGTTGCCGATCGGCTGCCGCACGAAGGCATGCAGGCCGAAAGCGCCCTGCGCAGCATGGGGGAAGTGGCCGAGCCCGCGGTGATGCGATACCTCCAGCACTCCGACAACTTCACCCGCGCTGCGGCCTGCGAGATCCTGGGCGATATCGGCACGCCCAAGTGTGCGCCCGAGCTGTTCAAGCTGGAGCGTGACTCGAGCTTCCACGTCGTGTCGGCGGCCGACGAGGCGTTGCGCAAGATTCGCTTCCGCCACAAAATCGACTCGACCCCGCCCAAGGGCGCCAAGGCTCGTTCCGACCAGCCTTGA
- a CDS encoding ABC transporter permease: protein MVIETELPPFWQWLFGQAATADTPAVTGALVAWLQVIGILAAFLLGISYLIAVVRHGPVAATQLFFRRLREGLVDLVSMSPRRVMALAQLAVQEAFHRRVLVAFVVFITILLFAGWYLDTNSPEPARLYLSFVLTTTSYLVLLLALFLSVFSLPQDMTRRTIYTIVTKPVRSSEIVLGRILGFTAVGTLLLIATGAVSYVFVIRGLNHTHELTDRDLRPDDAAGAESGALVGRTQSALGHRHEVHVAADGSGRAETSHGHHHEITAEKASDGRTRYTVGPPEGLFTARVPEYGKLHFKDRAGAPTGRGINVGNEWTYRSYIEGGSLAAAIWEFNDVVASRFGDELPLELNLRVFRTHKGDIERGILGSIVLVNPDTNLRSAPINFVAREYATDLQRIPRKVRAEGTGGEEIDIFDDLASNGRLIVEISCLQREQYFGVAQADVYLRALDASFFTNFVKGYAGIWLQMLLVTSFGVVYSTFLNGSVAMMATAATMLGGFFSDFIYQLATGQIRGGGPAESLYRILTQSNVVVPIEQGPTKVVIEMIDRLFQVILARVSSVLPNFGSFSDIDYVAYGYDIPSELLLVHTVTALGFVVPLVLIGHFFLKTREVAR, encoded by the coding sequence ATGGTTATCGAGACGGAATTGCCCCCGTTCTGGCAATGGCTTTTCGGCCAGGCTGCCACCGCCGACACCCCCGCCGTTACCGGGGCGCTGGTCGCGTGGTTGCAGGTAATTGGCATCCTGGCGGCGTTTCTGCTGGGTATCTCCTACCTGATCGCCGTCGTGCGGCACGGACCGGTCGCCGCCACGCAACTCTTCTTCCGGCGCTTGCGCGAGGGGCTGGTCGATCTCGTCAGCATGTCGCCGCGGCGCGTCATGGCGCTGGCCCAACTGGCCGTGCAAGAGGCCTTTCACCGCCGCGTGCTCGTGGCCTTCGTGGTGTTCATCACCATTTTGCTCTTCGCGGGCTGGTACCTCGACACGAACAGTCCCGAGCCGGCGCGCTTGTACCTCAGCTTCGTCCTCACGACGACGAGTTACCTCGTGCTGTTGCTCGCGCTCTTCTTGAGCGTCTTCAGCCTGCCGCAGGACATGACCCGCCGCACGATCTACACGATCGTCACGAAGCCGGTGCGGTCGAGCGAAATCGTGCTCGGGCGCATCCTCGGCTTCACGGCCGTGGGCACGCTGCTGTTGATCGCCACCGGCGCGGTGAGCTACGTGTTCGTCATCCGCGGACTCAATCACACGCACGAGCTGACCGACCGCGATTTGCGGCCCGATGACGCGGCCGGAGCCGAGTCGGGCGCCCTCGTCGGACGTACCCAGTCGGCGCTCGGGCACCGCCACGAAGTCCACGTCGCCGCCGATGGCAGCGGGCGAGCCGAAACCAGCCACGGTCACCATCACGAGATCACGGCCGAGAAAGCGAGCGACGGGCGCACGCGCTATACGGTGGGACCCCCCGAGGGCCTGTTCACCGCCCGTGTGCCGGAATACGGCAAGTTGCACTTCAAGGACCGTGCCGGCGCGCCGACCGGCCGGGGGATCAACGTCGGCAACGAATGGACCTACCGCAGCTACATCGAAGGGGGATCGCTCGCCGCCGCCATCTGGGAGTTCAACGACGTCGTGGCGAGCCGCTTCGGCGACGAGTTGCCGCTGGAGCTCAACCTGCGCGTCTTCCGCACCCACAAGGGGGATATCGAGCGCGGCATTCTCGGCAGCATCGTGCTCGTGAATCCCGACACGAATCTGCGCTCGGCCCCCATCAATTTTGTAGCCCGCGAGTACGCCACCGACCTGCAGCGCATCCCGCGCAAGGTGCGTGCCGAAGGGACCGGGGGAGAAGAGATCGATATCTTCGACGACCTGGCCTCGAACGGACGACTGATCGTCGAGATCAGTTGCTTGCAACGCGAGCAGTACTTCGGCGTCGCCCAGGCCGATGTTTATCTCCGCGCACTCGACGCGTCGTTCTTCACGAATTTCGTCAAAGGTTACGCGGGCATCTGGCTGCAGATGCTGCTCGTGACTTCTTTCGGCGTGGTGTACAGCACGTTCCTCAATGGCTCGGTGGCGATGATGGCCACCGCCGCGACCATGTTGGGGGGCTTCTTTTCCGACTTCATCTATCAATTGGCGACCGGGCAGATTCGCGGCGGCGGACCGGCCGAGTCGCTCTATCGCATTCTGACGCAGTCGAACGTGGTGGTCCCGATCGAACAGGGGCCGACCAAGGTCGTCATCGAGATGATCGACCGCTTGTTCCAGGTCATCCTGGCCCGCGTGTCGAGCGTGCTGCCCAACTTCGGCAGCTTCTCCGATATCGACTACGTGGCGTACGGCTACGACATTCCCAGCGAACTCCTGCTCGTCCACACGGTGACCGCGCTCGGCTTCGTCGTGCCGCTGGTGTTGATCGGGCACTTCTTCCTCAAGACGCGTGAGGTGGCGCGATGA